In one window of Pirellulales bacterium DNA:
- a CDS encoding CinA family nicotinamide mononucleotide deamidase-related protein yields the protein MDAEVISIGDELTSGQRLDTNSQWLSERLGEIGIRVVYHTTVADDLAANVNVFRAAAERADVVVASGGLGPTADDLTREVLAQLAGTELVRHEHIVEHIRGLFARFGRDMPEQNKAQAMFPVGSRIIPNPTGTAPGIALDVPRAGREPCRLFALPGVPSEMFRMWEETVRPELVRISGAPQVIRHRRIKCFGLSESELEGRLPDLIRRGRVPSVGITVSAATITLRITTLGASDEACRAAAEPTVRMIYDCLGNVVFGEEEDEMENAVVRLLGQRGLSLATAEWGTGGLVADRLHEAAKGDAGNFLGGLVVPNQPALVKLLNVAPELVVQHTPVSGEVVEAMARGCREKVGADLGLAVSQFPDLVARGTTPQRLFVSLATATGVTTRSVPHFGTPDILKSRAAKQALNLVRLTLLDMA from the coding sequence ATGGATGCCGAAGTTATTTCGATCGGTGACGAACTGACCAGCGGCCAACGGCTCGATACGAACAGCCAATGGCTGAGCGAGCGGTTGGGAGAGATCGGCATTCGGGTCGTCTATCATACGACCGTGGCTGACGATTTGGCCGCCAACGTCAACGTGTTTCGCGCGGCCGCCGAGCGGGCGGACGTCGTCGTGGCCTCGGGAGGCTTAGGGCCAACAGCGGACGATCTGACGCGCGAGGTGCTGGCCCAACTCGCTGGCACGGAACTCGTACGGCACGAGCATATCGTCGAGCACATTCGTGGTTTATTCGCGCGGTTTGGGCGCGACATGCCCGAGCAGAACAAGGCGCAGGCGATGTTTCCCGTCGGCAGCCGGATCATACCGAATCCGACCGGCACGGCCCCTGGTATCGCGCTGGATGTTCCCCGCGCTGGCCGCGAACCTTGCCGACTGTTTGCGCTGCCCGGCGTTCCCTCGGAAATGTTTCGCATGTGGGAGGAGACGGTTCGGCCGGAGCTGGTGCGAATCAGCGGGGCGCCGCAGGTGATTCGTCACCGCCGCATCAAATGCTTTGGCCTCAGCGAAAGCGAGCTCGAAGGACGACTCCCTGACTTGATTCGGCGTGGCCGGGTGCCCAGCGTCGGTATTACGGTCAGCGCCGCCACGATTACGCTGCGGATCACGACCCTGGGCGCAAGCGACGAAGCTTGCCGAGCGGCGGCCGAGCCGACGGTGCGCATGATTTACGATTGCCTGGGGAACGTCGTCTTCGGCGAAGAGGAAGACGAGATGGAAAACGCCGTGGTTCGGTTGCTCGGCCAGCGCGGCCTTTCACTGGCCACCGCGGAATGGGGAACCGGGGGCTTGGTGGCAGACCGCTTGCACGAGGCAGCCAAAGGGGACGCCGGCAACTTCTTGGGTGGCCTGGTGGTGCCAAATCAGCCGGCACTAGTGAAACTGCTCAATGTCGCCCCGGAGCTGGTCGTCCAGCATACGCCCGTCAGTGGCGAAGTGGTCGAGGCAATGGCCCGTGGCTGCCGGGAAAAAGTCGGCGCGGATCTAGGGCTGGCCGTGAGTCAATTTCCGGACCTCGTGGCACGGGGGACGACGCCGCAGCGACTGTTTGTCTCGTTGGCGACGGCCACCGGGGTTACGACCCGCTCGGTGCCCCATTTCGGCACGCCCGACATTTTAAAATCACGGGCGGCCAAGCAGGCCCTGAATCTGGTCCGGCTGACGTTGCTGGACATGGCGTAA